A genomic segment from Lytechinus variegatus isolate NC3 chromosome 10, Lvar_3.0, whole genome shotgun sequence encodes:
- the LOC121422876 gene encoding uncharacterized protein LOC121422876 yields the protein MRSTVLQFLLFFFSYSTIVSAVRFTDPLEEFLMRERLRLQAEEERYRAEEERQRLRDAEPVGEFSSGVPTDESPEATTGAFVTDDQTTTTLTQKLTTLSTRLRETESQCCILGARAGRSGFLCTPENYRPQVLMRHDPSRMGNFKITREDRQRYIELRQHSKCVSGAVPRLSEEFQRCCKQAYIETLDEEVIGAADELDMPIMLELPLQMDIITKQRKTPRHKSHKV from the exons atgAGGTCGACAGTACTTCAatttctcttgtttttcttctcgTATTCAACCATCGTCTCGGCAGTACGGTTCACAGATCCACTCGAAG AGTTCTTGATGAGGGAAAGACTGCGACTTCAGGCAGAGGAAGAGAGATATAGGGCGGAGGAGGAGCGACAACGACTGAGGGACGCCGAACCGGTTGGCGAGTTCAGCAGCGGGGTTCCAACGGACGAAAGTCCAGAGGCGACTACGGGAGCTTTCGTCACCGATGATCAGACGACGACAACGCTGACGCAAAAGTTGACGACGTTGTCGACGCGTCTTCGTGAAACGGAAAGTCAGTGTTGTATTTTGGGAGCTAGGGCAGGGCGTAGTGGATTCCTCTGTACTCCTGAGAACTACAGACCGCAAGTTCTTATGAG GCACGACCCAAGCAGAATGGGCAACTTCAAGATCACGAGAGAAGATCGACAGCGCTACATCGAGTTAAGGCAACACAGCAAATGTGTCTCTGGAGCTGTACCAAGGCTTTCTGAAGAATTCCAACGCTGCTGCAAGCAAGCTTACATCGAAACCCTGGACGAGGAGGTGATCGGAGCCGCCGACGAGCTCGACATGCCCATCATGCTGGAGCTCCCCCTCCAGATGGACATCATCACCAAACAGAGGAAGACGCCAAGACATAAATCTCACAAAGTGTAG